One window from the genome of Hippoglossus hippoglossus isolate fHipHip1 chromosome 6, fHipHip1.pri, whole genome shotgun sequence encodes:
- the otogl gene encoding otogelin-like protein isoform X5, which produces MNLKWTVKRFLLVSLSVSHLLSLEGAQSRLSVREERLQRRANALRRKRDLLGEETYRPLLSEGTLSRSILHNYTARDASSEYCGCLNGGWCQEGGVCDCAQFQALGDRCQIIPNQGQDRDGICRSWGQHHYETFDGTYFYFPGTCSYILAQDCHSATPQYTVWVHNSRVCDGSVYSCPRALSLFFPNEEEIHISGYQVHQGGRRLSLPQTVGGVFIERLADYLLVKSVFGFSLAWDGGSGVYLKMSEEHQGAPCGLCGNFNHLAGDDLTTARGIRTDEPAMFANSWSVDLPHERACPSVDLDFNGPCQSESDMDDAIEKCSALLFFPFLSCHENIDPNPFVASCVSDLCVSDDEETFCRALVEYTRACSHVGYPVREWRDSFPSCNDGCEESFVYRDCISCCPPTCTFEKECLGTNLHCLDGCYCPDGLILQNGTCIAVSQCPCVYHGASYIQGHVLQQGCSVCVCMGGVWNCTENNCTAECSVVGDVFVTTFDGRMFLQPGACQYVLAKSRSGSRFTVTLQYTTCAEHQVCIQSVTVVLDEDVSHQITLTREAEVIIGVNPAPALPYIDGIVEVRRLTSVFTQLKVGIGLRVHYDGRGGQVYLQLDSQWRGQTLGLCGTFNGNLRDDFLSPAGMIEGTPQLHANVWKVSSACVAPVNLPIIDPCEMNQHNVFYATQCEVLLGSVFAPCHGYISPNVYQQQCRYQACRCGSSCLCTALAHYAYLCSKHGVNLNFRSHVSECGVVCLGGMLYHSCASSCGRSCRALSSTETCHPDDCAEGCGCPDGSFYDDVRQRCVQLSQCHCYSMGGVSQPGEVTFSASGPCLCRNGKMECVPEEKEPDSVEVGDCPEGKVYHSCTEQRGGVACAPTCRNLMLNLTCPPNTPCIPGCVCPPGLVLHHGGCYYPENCPCAWLGLEYLPGETVETSCYKCVCHRGYFNCSYSPCPAVCTVYSDRHYHTFDGLEYDYYSDCQVYLLKSAGETEVSIVSQNKDCYESGIVCMKILVIHVGLTKIYFTDNSGNPSPSTVVGRGSEFELWKAGYYTVVQFSNQDLTILWDRKTTVHIRAGPQWKGLLSGLCGNFDSVTVNDMTTSSHMEVNNAQTFGDSWALGQCESDHVVERPCEGDLGRQPYAKRECALLYSDVFAPCHNVVDVAWFYRNCLTDTCNCNRGGDCECLCTSIAAYAHKCCQQGITIHWRSPSVCPYDCEYYNLELGNGPFSLVSAVYNDTMFGVNRTSSSVFPLVRERLGQLPAPGLLFNFMITAGLQKERTSRVPVVSLESAERPNYFLAVSGRSRLQLEHWSRGEEFSRRATFIQHQGLFLPGHTSFELIGQPGIFLTLTRTSARAQRYDTSEGFKSGSSFTLEESSIVIPYRMMCEWRYQACASPCVHTCSDPDATRCQFLPPVEGCFPRCPKNMVLDEVTRRCVYTEDCVSLPPTPTPFAFVTQSNKTTTPSTPATTTTATTTARPTTTTTTTPTTTTTTTTTTTTTTRATTTSSTTVRPTTTTITTTTPSTTSSTERVTTPSAPPPAPPTILTPSTPPDTTTLIMTEVTPPQTTAATPMTTTATPTTVPTEATTISVTSSPPPPTTIASTTSSPTTISTLALTPPITSTRPPLTSPTTAVTTAPTSTISVLETTTETVTTPQTTPTDSTITTETPTPMETTTVAVTTTVTLPTTVEPTSEQVTTEIVTSPGTSPVTDEGSTTPPFVFPTAPCTPPYSYRIDECAELICFNGELLLHNSSLHCRHDSTQPQCSLLGLPILTNTDPCCPLWQCPCRCTVMSDLRVITFDGNNVALYDNGSYILVKLPIETIIGTVEKCPTSQSVNSIRRISPTGGTSGLCFKKLNITTSSHRIIINRLERKVTVNYRPVKLPFSRHSLYVEDTGSMYLIHSPGGVSIQWYHSTGIMVLQYSTPYNASMPTQGLCGCCDGNPEDDLKLPNGTVVREVGDMMLFLQGWRVPTTDETEHARRVGDNCTTGDCSTCLSMLRQRAFMPCHNKVPPEQFCDIMWAGDLHYKDHQCDFLAAYVAVCYTHQVCISWRRHNFCPLRCPPGKEYQPCVSTCTSRTCVNRDYYEETTCSFVREECVCRSGTILHRADSPYCVTEDRCVCTDNEGNPRSPGEVWNGSARGCCLYTCVENGSVVAVEPDCNTVLTPLCEREGEYVLDVLEEGACCPKKICECNMTICDSEAPPCDNGNRLVIGYSALSCCPEYRCECDPMACPPVSPPNCREDQFLVEVRGQSSCCYSFLCVCESCIEPIPTCSNGEILAVDLNTTNSCCPHYHCVCDVNLCPESSMSCAPGLSLVQTTLPGLCCPQHHCECQCEDSSLPICQVGEVLVDVPEGNTNCGCPQHICQKAEVCLFQGLTVLSPGQSLVQYFEGELCYTVHCLHHRDPDSGFYSLEITSVNCSQKCGPHQVYAPSSDPQVCCGSCKNVSCTFTNENGTTEIFAAGSTWVENCTRYDCMETAVGAVILGSGVVCPPFNDTECTQNGGMVQSYVDGCCRTCSGVGVLPFTDNPLTPTGSTNCDTGKEDGKTCKRVAIRTTIRKDDCRSNTPVTVYSCDGKCPSATIFNFNINSHARFCKCCRESGLQTRSVSLYCSRNATLVEYHFQEPLDCSCQWH; this is translated from the exons ATGAACTTGAAGTGGACAGTGAAACGATTTCTTCTGGTGTCGTTGTCAGTCTCCCACTTGCTGTCACTTGAGG GAGCTCAGAGCCGACTTTCTGTCAGAGAGGAAAGACTACAGAG aagggCTAATGCACTTCGGAGGAAACGGGATCTCCTCGGGGAGGAG ACATATAGGCCGCTGCTGTCGGAGGGTACACTGTCACGCAGCATTTTACACAACTACACAGCCAGAGATGCCTCTTCAG AATATTGCGGCTGCCTCAATGGGGGCTGGTGTCAGGAGGGCGGTGTGTGTGACTGCGCTCAGTTCCAGGCACTGGGAGACCGCTGCCAGATCa TACCTAACCAGGGCCAGGATAGGGACGGGATCTGCAGGTCATGGGGTCAGCACCACTATGAGACATTTGATGGAACATACTTCTACTTCCCTGGAACCTGCTCCTACATTCTGGCCCAGGACTGCCACTCAGCTACACCACAGTACACAGTGTGG GTCCACAACAGCAGAGTGTGTGATGGGAGTGTGTATTCATGCCCAAGAGCTCTCAGTCTGTTCTTCCCAAATGAGGAGGAGATCCATATCTCTGGATATCAGGTCCACCAGGGAGGTCGCAG gCTAAGTCTACCTCAGACTGTAGGCGGTGTGTTTATTGAGCGACTGGCTGATTACCTGCTCGTGAAGAGTGTGTTTGGCTTCTCGTTGGCCTGGGACGGAGGCTCAGGTGTCTACCTGAAGATGAGCGAGGAGCACCAGGGTGCTCCCTGTGGCCTGTGCGGGAACTTCAATCACCTCGCTGGCGATGACCTCACCACCGCTCGTG GAATCCGCACTGATGAACCTGCAATGTTTGCTAACAGCTGGTCAGTGGATTTGCCTCATGAGAGAGCCTGTCCCTCTGTAGATCTTGACTTCAATGGGCCCTGCCAGTCTGAGTCCGACATGGAT gATGCCATAGAGAAATGCAGTGCGCTTCTCTTCTTCCCGTTTCTGTCATGTCATGAAAACATTGACCCAAATCCCTTTGTGGCCAGCTGTGtgtctgacctctgtgt atcTGATGATGAGGAAACGTTTTGTCGAGCCTTGGTGGAGTACACCCGAGCCTGCTCTCATGTTGGATATCCAGTGAGGGAGTGGAGGGACAGCTTCCCTTCTTGTA ATGATGGCTGTGAGGAGAGCTTTGTCTATAGAGACTGCATCAGCTGCTGTCCACCTACCTGCACATTCGAGAAAGAGTGTCTGGGAACCAACCTGCATTGTCTGGACGGCTGCTACTGTCCTGATG GTCTTATCCTACAGAATGGAACATGTATCGCAGTTTCTCAGTGTCCATGTGTTTATCATGGAGCATCATATATACAAGGACATGTGCTTCAACAGGGCTGCAGTGTTTG TGTGTGCATGGGAGGAGTGTGGAACTGCACCGAGAACAACTGCACAG CGGAGTGCTCGGTGGTGGGGGACGTGTTCGTGACAACGTTTGATGGGAGGATGTTTCTCCAGCCGGGGGCGTGTCAGTACGTCCTGGCGAAGAGCCGCAGTGGCAGCAGATTCACTGTCACGCTGCAATATACGACCTGTGCAGAG CATCAGGTGTGTATTCAGTCAGTGACAGTGGTGCTGGATGAAGATGTGAGTCATCAGATCACTTTGACCAGAGAGGCCGAGGTGATAATAGGTGTCAACCCGGCACCTGCCCTGCCATATATTGATG GTATAGTGGAGGTCCGGAGGCTGACCTCAGTGTTTACACAGCTGAAGGTAGGGATTGGTCTGAGGGTACATTATGATGGTCGAGGAGGGCAGGTTTACCTGCAGCTGGACAGCCAATGGCGTGGACAGACATTGGGCCTCTGTGGAACCTTCAATGGAAACCTACGAGATGACTTTCT gtcTCCCGCAGGTATGATAGAGGGCACTCCCCAACTTCATGCCAATGTTTGGAAGGTGTCATCTGCTTGTGTTGCACCCGTTAACCTGCCCATTATAGATCCCTGTGAGATGAACCAGCACAATG TTTTCTATGCAACCCAGTGTGAGGTGCTCTTGGGGAGTGTATTTGCTCCGTGTCATGGTTACATCAGTCCAAACGTCTACCAGCAGCAGTGCCGCTACCAGGCCTGTCGCTGTGGGAGCAGCTGTCTGTGCACGGCGCTGGCTCACTACGCTTACCTCTGCTCCAAACATGGAGTCAACCTAAATTTCAGATCACATGTCTCTGAATGTG GGGTGGTGTGCCTCGGCGGCATGCTGTACCATTCTTGTGCGTCGTCCTGTGGGCGGTCATGTCGGGCTCTGTCGAGCACCGAGACGTGTCACCCTGACGACTGTGCCGAGGGGTGCGGCTGTCCAGACGGCAGCTTTTATGACGATGTGCGCCAGCGCTGTGTGCAACT GTCTCAGTGTCATTGTTACTCAATGGGCGGTGTGTCACAGCCAGGAGAGGTGACCTTCAGCGCCTCGGGCCCCTG CCTGTGCAGAAATGGGAAGATGGAGTGTGTGCCAGAGGAAAAAG AGCCTGATAGTGTGGAGGTCGGCGATTGTCCAGAAGGGAAAGTGTACCACAGCTGCACCGAGCAGAGAGGAGGCGTGGCGTGTGCACCGACCTGCCGTAACCTGATGTTGAACCTCACATGCCCTCCCAACACACCATGCATCCCTGgctgtgtctgtcctcctgg GCTGGTGCTGCACCATGGGGGGTGTTACTATCCAGAGAACTGCCCCTGTGCCTGGCTGGGCCTTGAGTACCTGCCTGGAGAAACTGTGGAAACATCATGTTACAAATG tgtgtgtcacCGCGGCTATTTCAACTGCAGCTACTCCCCGTGTCCAGCTGTGTGTACAGTCTACAGCGACAGACACTACCACACCTTCGATGGCCTTGAGTACGACTACTACTCTGACTGTCAGGTCTATCTGCTTAAA AGTGCAGGAGAAACCGAGGTGTCCATAGTTTCCCAAAACAAGGACTGCTATGAGAGCGGCATTGTGTGCATGAAAATACTGGTCATTCACGTGGGACTTACCAAAATCTACTTCACTGACAACTCCGGCAACCCT agTCCGTCCACTGTTGTGGGACGAGGGTCAGAGTTTGAGTTGTGGAAAGCCGGCTACTACACCGTGGTGCAGTTTTCCAACCAGGACTTGACCATCCTCTGGGACCGCAAGACGACTGTACACATCAGAGCTGGACCTCAGTGGAAG GGCCTCCTCAGCGGGCTGTGTGGAAATTTTGACAGCGTGACAGTGAACGATATGACCACCTCCAGCCACATGGAAGTCAATAATGCGCAGACCTTTGGAGACAGCTGGGCCCTGGGACAG TGTGAAAGTGACCATGTAGTTGAGCGACCGTGTGAAGGGGACTTGGGGAGACAGCCGTACGCCAAGAGGGAGTGTGCTCTCCTCTACAGCGATGTCTTTGCACCCTGTCACAACGTG GTGGATGTGGCCTGGTTCTATAGGAACTGCCTGACAGACACTTGCAATTGTAACCGCGGGGGTGATTGTGAGTGTCTCTGTACATCCATCGCTGCGTATGCTCACAAATGCTGTCAACAAGGCATCACAATACACTGGCGATCTCCCTCTGTTTGTc CCTATGATTGCGAATATTATAATCTAG AACTCGGCAATGGCCCATTTTCTTTGGTGAGTGCCGTCTATAATGACACCATGTTTGGAGTGAATCgcaccagcagctctgtgtttcctctggtaAGAGAGAGATTGGGGCAGTTGCCTGCCCCAGGCCTACTGTTCAACTTCATGATCACAGCAGGCCTGCAGAAGGAGAGAACATCAC GTGTCCCTGTGGTGTCACTGGAGTCTGCAGAGAGACCAAACTATTTCCTGGCCGTGTCCGGGCGCAGCCGTCTTCAGCTGGAGCACTGGAGTCGAGGGGAAGAGTTTAGTCGCCGGGCAACCTTTATCCAGCACCAGGGGCTGTTTCTGCCAGGTCACACCTCGTTCGAGCTCATCGGCCAACCAGGAATCTTTCTGACGCTGACACGCACTTCTGCACGAGCCCAGAGATATGACACCTCAGAGGGCTTCAAATCGGGAAGCAGCTTCACGCTGGAGG AGAGCAGTATTGTGATACCTTACCGGATGATGTGCGAGTGGCGTTACCAGGCCTGTGCGAGCCCCTGTGTCCACACGTGCAGTGACCCAGATGCCACACGCTGCCAGTTCCTGCCTCC TGTGGAGGGCTGCTTCCCACGTTGTCCGAAGAACATGGTGCTCGATGAAGTAACAAGAAGATGTGTCTACACAGAAGACT GTGTGTCCTTACCTCCGACTCCCACACCCTTTGCATTTGTGACGCAGTCCAACAAAACTACTACACCTTCAACTCCAGCCACAACCACCACAGCTACCACTACCGCAAGGCCGacaactaccaccaccacaactcccactaccaccaccacaacaacaacaaccaccactacAACCACCAGAGCAACAACTACCTCCTCCACTACTGTCAGGCCCACGACAACCACAATCACCACCACTACTCCCAGTACAACATCATCCACCGAGCGTGTCACCACTCCATccgcacctcctcctgctcctcccacCATTCTTACTCCCTCAACACCTCCAGACACAACCACTCTCATCATGACTGAAGTGACCCCTCCTCAAACCACAGCGGCCACTCCTATGACCACCACGGCAACGCCCACCACTGTACCCACCGAGGCCACCACAATATCTGtgacttcttctcctccaccccctACTACCATCGCTTCCACCACCTCCAGTCCGACTACCATTAGCACACTAGCATTAACACCTCCCATAACCTCCACCCGACCTCCTCTAACGTCACCCACCACAGCTGTCACAACGGCCCCCACCTCCACCATTTCTGTCCTCGAAACCACCACTGAAACTGTGACCACTCCCCAAACTACACCAACAGATTCAACCATCACCACAGAGACCCCAACCCCAATGGAAACCACCACAGTAGCCGTGACGACCACAGTAACTCTCCCTACAACTGTAGAGCCCACTTCTGAGCAGGTGACCACAGAAATAGTGACAAGTCCTGGGACCTCTCCTGTAACGGATGAAGGATCGACCACACCTCCATTTGTTTTCCCCACAGCCCCCTGCACA CCGCCATACTCCTACCGCATCGACGAGTGTGCAGAGCTGATCTGTTTCAATggagagctgctgcttcacaactCCTCTCTCCATTGTCGCCACGACAGCACCCAGCCCCAGTGCAGCCTGCTGGGCCTGCCCATCCTCACCAACACAGACCCCTGCTGTCCACTGTGGCAGTGTCCCT GTCGCTGCACTGTGATGTCAGACCTGCGTGTGATCACCTTCGACGGCAACAATGTTGCCTTGTATGACAATGGCTCTTACATCCTGGTCAAACTGCCCATAGAGACCATTATTGGAACTGTGGAGAAATGTCCGACCAGCCAG aGTGTGAACTCCATCAGACGAATT agtccAACAGGTGGAACATCTGGTCTTTGTTTCAAGAAGCTGAACATCACAACCTCCTCCCACAGGATCATTATCAACCGACTGGAACGCAAA GTGACCGTGAACTACAGACCTGTCAAACTCCCGTTCTCCCGTCACTCCCTGTATGTGGAAGACACAGGCAGCATGTATCTGATTCATTCACCTGGTGGGGTCAGCATACAGTGGTATCACAGCACTGGTATCATGGTGCTGCAGTACAGTACCCCTTATAATGCATCTATGCCGACTCAAGGCCTGTGCG GTTGTTGTGATGGGAACCCAGAAGACGACTTGAAGCTGCCCAACGGCACCGTGGTCCGAGAGGTGGGAGACATGATGCTCTTCCTGCAGGGATGGAGAGTGCCAACCACCGATGAAACCGAACACGCACGCAGGGTCGGAGACAACTGCACCACCGGGGATTGCTCCACCTGTCTCTCCATGCTGCGCCAGAGAGCCTTCATGCCATGCCACAACAAG gtgccTCCGGAGCAGTTCTGTGACATCATGTGGGCTGGAGACCTGCACTACAAAGATCACCAGTGTGACTTTCTGGCGGCGTACGTGGCCGTCTGCTACACACATCAAGTCTGCATCAGCTGGAGACGACACAATTTCTGCC CGCTGCGATGTCCCCCTGGTAAGGAGTATCAGCCGTGTGTGAGCACCTGCACCAGCCGCACCTGTGTGAACAGAGACTACTACGAGGAGACCACCTGCTCCTTTGTCAGAGAGGAGTGTGTTTGTCGCAGTGGAACCATCCTGCACCGTGCTGACTCCCCGTACTGTGTAACTGAGGATCGCTGTG TGTGCACAGATAATGAGGGTAACCCCCGGTCCCCGGGCGAGGTGTGGAACGGCTCTGCTCGCGGCTGCTGTCTGTACACATGTGTGGAGAATGGCTCTGTGGTGGCTGTTGAACCAGACTGTAACACTGTCCTGACACCActgtgtgagagggagggagagtatGTGCTGGATGTACTGGAGGAAGGAGCCTGCTGCCCCAAGAAGATCTGCG AGTGCAACATGACCATCTGTGACAGTGAAGCTCCACCCTGTGATAACGGGAACAGGCTCGTCATTGGTTACAGCGCTCTGTCCTGCTGCCCCGAGTACAGATGTG AGTGTGACCCCATGGCGTGCCCCCCCGTCTCGCCCCCCAACTGCAGAGAAGATCAGTTCCTAGTGGAGGTCCGGGGGCAGAGCTCCTGCTGCTACTCTTTCCTATGTG TGTGTGAGTCGTGTATTGAACCCATTCCAACTTGCTCGAACGGGGAAATTCTGGCTGTGGATCTAAACACCACCAACAGCTGCTGTCCACACTACCACTgtg tgtgtgatgtCAACCTGTGTCCTGAATCATCTATGAGCTGtgcacctggtctctctctggtTCAAACTACTCTCCCCGGGCTTTGCTGTCCACAGCATCACTgcg AATGCCAATGTGAGGACAGCTCTCTCCCCATCTGTCAGGTG GGAGAGGTGCTGGTTGATGTTCCAGAAGGCAACACTAACTGCGGCTGTCCTCAGCATATATGCC agaagGCAGAAGTGTGTCTTTTCCAAGGGTTGACAGTGTTGAGCCCAGGCCAGTCTCTGGTTCAGTACTTTGAGGGCGAGCTGTGTTACACCGTCCACTGCCTGCATCACAGAGATCCAGACTCAGGCTTCTACTCTTTGGAAATCACCTCAGTCAACTGTTCCCAGAAATGTGGTCCA CACCAGGTGTACGCGCCGTCCTCAGACCCTCAGGTGTGCTGCGGCTCCTGTAAAAATGTCTCCTGCACTTTCACCAATGAAAACGGCACAACAGAGATTTTCGCT GCAGGGAGTACCTGGGTGGAGAACTGCACACGTTACGACTGCATGGAGACTGCAGTGGGAGCAGTGATCCTTGGCTCTGGGGTGGTTTGTCCGCCATTCAATGACACAGAATGTACTCAG aatGGCGGTATGGTACAGAGCTACGTGGACGGCTGCTGCAGGACAT GTTCTGGAGTTGGTGTTTTGCCATTTACAGATAATCCACTAACTCCCACTGGTAGTACTAACTGTGACACAG gtAAAGAGGATGGTAAGACGTGCAAACGCGTGGCCATCCGGACGACCATTAGAAAAGACGACTGCAGGAGCAATACACCg GTCACAGTATATTCTTGCGACGGGAAATGTCCGTCTGCCACCATATTCAACTTTAACATCAACAGTCACGCCAGGTTCTGTAAGTGCTGCCGCGAGAGTGGACTTCAAACGCGTTCCGTCTCGCTCTACTGCTCTCGCAACGCCACGCTCGTGGAGTACCACTTCCAGGAGCCTCTGGACTGTTCCTGCCAATGGCACTGA